CCGACGCCACCCTCGATCGGAGGCGGTCTTGCATGAGATCTGACGGCAGTAGTCCCGAAAAGGAGAGCCTGCTCAATAAATATGCAGGCGGCGGACTCGCGGACCGATCGCGCAGAGCACTTCGTAGGGGATCGTCCCTTGCCAGCGGGCGAGGTCCACCGCGCTGATCCGTTCGGCTCCCTGTTCGCCGATCAGCGCCACATCCGCGCCCACCTGCGCCTCCGGCACATCGGTGACATCCACCATGGTCATGTCCATGCAGACGCGGCCGACTACCGGCGCCCGCTTCCCTCCGATGAGCACCGTCCCCTTGTTCGAGAGCAGCCGGTTGTACCCGTCGGCATAGCCGATCGGAAGCACGCCGACCCGCGTCGCACGTGAAGCCCGAAACGTGCGGTTGTAGCTGACAGTTTCACCAGGCCGGATGGTCCGAACCTGGACAATCTGCGTCAGCAGCGAGAGGACCGGCCGCAAGGGGACGTCCGCCTCCTGATTCGTGGAGTGATGATACCCGTAGAGGCCGATGCCAGGCCGGACGGCATCCAAATGGGAGGCGGGAAAACGAAGGATGCCGGCGGTATTCGCCACATGCGCCAGCGGCACGGTCACGCCGGCGCGCCGGATTCGCTCCAGCAGGCCGGTAAACTGCGCAAGCTGGCTTTGGGTGTAGGACGGATCATCGCTGTCCGCGTCGGCGAAATGACTCATCAGCCCTTCCAGCCTCAGCGGCCCCTTGAAGGCGGGGGCTTGCAGAAGGTTCAACAGGCGGTCCTGGTCCACTCCCAACCGTCCCATCCCGGTTTCCACCTCGACATGGACGGGGTAGGGGACCGTTTGATCCCGCAGCACCCTTGCAAGATCGAGCGCGAAATCCTCGCTGTAGATGACCGGCGTGAGGCGATGCGCCGCCAGGTCGGGCATCTCGCCTTGGACGAGCGGTCCCATGACGATGACGCCGGCGTCGATCCCTGCCTCTCTGAGCTGGATGCCCTCCGCAAGGGTCGCCACGCCCAACAGGGTGACGCCGGCCTGCGCGAGGGCGCGCGAGACGGCCACCGCCCCATGTCCATAGGCATTGGCCTTCACGATGCCGATCACTCGGCACGAGGGAGCCAACCGGGCACGTAGGCGCTGAAGATTGTGGATCAGAGCCCCAAGATCGACGATGGATCGGGTTGGAGAAGCCGAATGAGTGGGCAGCACGAAACTGGTCAGGAGGAGGGTGAGGTGATCAGACTTCGAGAATTTCCTCCTCTTTCTTCTTTAACACATGATCGACCTTTTCGATATATTGGTCAGTCAATTTCTGAATTTCCGCCTCGGCTCGGCGCAGGTCGTCTTCGCTCATCTTGCCGTCCTTCTGAAGTTTCTTGAGCTCCTCGTTGGCCTCGCGCCGCACGGTTCGGATGTGGACCTTGGTGTCCTCGCCGTGTTTCTTGCAGATCTTGATCAGCTCCTTGCGCCGCTCTTCGGTCAACGGCGGGAGCGGCACCCGGATGGTCTTGCCGTCGTTCGAGGGCGTCACGCCCAGATTCGAGGCGGCGAGCGCCTTTTCGATTTCCTTGATCAGTTTCACATCCCACGGCTGGATGGTGATCAGCCGCGGCTCCGGCGTGGACAACGTGCCCACCTGTTTCAGCGGCGTCATCGTGCCGTAGTAATCCACCTTGACGTTATCGAGCAACGCGATGGAGGCCCGCCCGGTGCGCATCGTGCTCAATTCCCGCTTGAGATGCTCGAGGGTGCGCTCCATCCCCTCCGTCGTTTTCTGATGAACCGGATGTGCCATAGCCGTGTCCTGCGACCCTGTCGTGGTTTGACCGAATATCGGTCCGCTATTGGGACCCCGCCGTCACCAAAGTGCCCAGGGCCTCGCCTTGCATGATCCGTTTGAGATTCCCCCGCTGTTTAAGATTGAAGACGATCAGCGGCAGGTTGTTGTCCATGCAGAGCGTGACGGCCGTGGAATCCATGACCTTCAAGTTCTGATTGATGAGCGAGAGAAACGGCAGCCGATCGAACCGCTTGGCCGTGGGATTCGTGACCGGATCGGCTTCATAGACGCCGTCCACCTTCGTGCCCTTCATGATCACATCGGCGCCGATCTCCATCGCCCGGAGCGCCGCCGCCGTATCGGTCGAAAAGTACGGGTTCCCGGTGCCGCCCGCAAAAATCACCACCCGCTTCTTTTCCAGATGCCGGATCGCCCGCCGGCGGATATAGCCTTCGGCCAATTGCCGCATTTCGATGGCCGATTGCACGCGGGTCATCACGCCGCGTCGCTCAAGGCTGTTTTGCAGCGCCAGCGCGTTCAGGACAGTGGCGAGCATCCCCATGTAATCGGCGGAGGCGCGCTCCATGCCCTTGGCGCTGGCGGCGATCCCTCTGAAGATATTGCCTCCGCCGATGACCAGCGCGACCTCGACGTCCATCGCGACGACATCCGCGATCTCGCCGGCCAGCCCGTCCAATATGGACGGTTGGATCCCATACCCCTGATCGCCCGCCAGCATTTCGCCGCTGACTTTCAGGAGAATGCGCCGGTACTTCGCCGCCGTCATGCCTGACCGAGTTCATAACGGGTGAACCGCCGAATGACGATGTTTTCTCCGATCTTGGCGATCCGCTGGGTCAACAGGTCCTTGACGGTGACGCTCGGATCCTTGATGAACGCCTGCTCCAGCAGACACATTTCCTGATAGAACTTCTCCAGCTTCCCCTCGATGATCTTCGGCCAAGCCGCCTCGGGCTTGCCCATTTCCCTGCATTGGCCTTGATACACCGCCTTCTCGCGCTCGATGACCTCGGCGGGGATATCCTCGCGCGAGACGTAGGCGGGACGCGCCGCCGCGATCTGCAACGCGATATCCTTGACGAACGCCTGGAATTCGTCGTTTCGCGCGACGAAGTCGGTCTCGCAATTGACCTCCACCAACACGCCGATCCGGCTGCCCGGATGGATGTAGGCCGAGATCAATCCCTCGTTGGCCTCGCGCCCCGCTCGCTTTTGCGCGGCGGCCAGGCCTTTCTGCCGAAGGTAGTCGATCGCCTTCTCGATGTCGTTGCCGTTTTCAGTGAGCGCCTTCTGGCAATCCAGAATGCCCGCTCCGGTTTTGTCGCGTAATTCCTTCACCAACGTTGCAGAAGCCGCCATGAATCGTCACCCTCGCATGTCAAAAAGTGAATAGTGATTTCCAACCCCGGTGAGCGCCGCCTTGGCGGTCAACGGGCCGCCAATCCGACCACGTCGAGCGGGGCCGGTCCGCGCTTCTCCGCGCCCGCTGCCAGGACGGGAGTTTCCGCTTCTTCGCGCTGCGCGCGGAGATGGGCGCCTTCGATACAGGCATCCGCAATATGGGTGGTAATCAACTTAATGGACCGGATGGCGTCATCGTTGCCCGGAATCGGGTAGGTGATGAGGTCCGGCTCGCAATTCGTATCGACAATCGCCACGATCGGGATGCCCAACCGGTTCGCCTCGAGCACCGCGATGCGCTCGACCCGCGTGTCCAGCACGAACACGCACCCCGGCAGCGACCGCATGTTCTTGATGCCGCTGAGGTACTTCTCGAGCTTGACGCGGTCCTTTTCCATCTGATTGAGTTCTTTTTTGGTGAGGCCCTGCCGCACGCCGCCGTCCGCCAGCGTCGCTTCCATCTTCTTCAGCTTCTCGATGCTCCGTCGAATAGTTTGGAAGTTGGTGAGCATGCCGCCCAGCCAACGCTGGTTGACGAAAAACATGTTGGCCCGTTTCGCTTCCTCTTCGAGCACGTCCGCAGCCTGCCGCTTGGTCCCGATGAACAGGACCGAATCGCCGTTGGCCACCGTGTCGCGGATGAAGGCATAGGCCTGCTCCAGCCGCTCCAACGACTGCTGCAAATCGATGATGTAGATCCCGTTGCGCTCGCCGAAGATGAACCGCTTCATTTTTGGGTTCCACCGGTTGGTCTGGTGCCCGAAATGCACACCCGCTTCCAGTAGATCCTTCAACGTGACTTCTCCCATACCTTCACCTCCTTCCCCGCTTGCGGAACGCCGGTCAATCCGGCCGGCGAGGGGCGTGAGCCCCTTGCTCCCAAGCGAGCGGCGTGTCAGACGCCGATTTCAATTTGAACGGTGGACGCGACAGGCCCATTCCAGTCGCATCATCTCGATTTCCCGGCACAATTTGCTGGAACGCGAGAGCCTAGCACGGCGGGCAGGGCTTTTCAAGCCGATGGAGACGCCCTGGAAACATCCCACGCGTTCAGGAGCGGTAGCTCGCGTTGATCCGGACGTATTCATAGGACAGATCGGTCGTCCACATCCGGCTTGATCCTGTGCCCAGTCCCACATCCACTTCGATGCGAAATTCCTTGCGCCGGAATATCCGGGCCACGCGCCGCTCGGCAGCCGCGCCCAGTCCCATCCCGCGGCGGTAAATCGGCACGCCGCTGAAGGCAAGACTGATTCGCTCCGGCTTGAGCGCCGCGCCGGCCCGTCCGACGGCCGCCATGACCCGTCCCCAGTTGGCGTCCTCTCCAAAGAGGGCGGTCTTGACCAGACAGGACGTGGCGATGGTCTGGGCAATCCGGCGGGCATCCTGCTCATGCCGCGCCCCCGTCACCACAATTTCGACGAATTTGGTGACCCCTTCGCCGTCCCGGCAAACCTGGTGGGCCAGGTTCTCGCAAGCGGCCCGCAACAGCCGCTCAAAGGCCCTGAAGGCCGTCGAGCCGGCTTGAATCGTCCGATTGCCCGCCATGCCGTTCGCCAGGCACAACACGGTGTCGTTGGTGCTGGTATCGCCGTCGACCGAGATGCAGTTGAACGACTCATCCACGGCCTTCCGCAGGGCTCGTTGCAGAGCCGGCTGGGCGATTGCCGCATCGGTCGAGAGGTACGCCAGCATCGTGGCCATGTTCGGGTGGATCATGCCGGACCCCTTGGCCATGCCGCCGATCGTGATCACGGCTCCGCCGATCTTTTGCCTGAACGCCGTCTGCTTCACATGGGTGTCGGTCGTCATGATCGCCCTGGCGGCTTCCTCG
The DNA window shown above is from Nitrospira tepida and carries:
- the argJ gene encoding bifunctional glutamate N-acetyltransferase/amino-acid acetyltransferase ArgJ, with product MKSSRGGITAPIGFVAAGLHCGIKKPPGLDLALVLSERPGPIAGVFTTNQVTAAPVTVDRAHLAGRIGRVLLVNSGCANVCTGPHGMRAAQEMVRLAADRFHIPPRQVFIGSTGVIGKPLAIERIRAGFPRLVVRLRRGGGEEAARAIMTTDTHVKQTAFRQKIGGAVITIGGMAKGSGMIHPNMATMLAYLSTDAAIAQPALQRALRKAVDESFNCISVDGDTSTNDTVLCLANGMAGNRTIQAGSTAFRAFERLLRAACENLAHQVCRDGEGVTKFVEIVVTGARHEQDARRIAQTIATSCLVKTALFGEDANWGRVMAAVGRAGAALKPERISLAFSGVPIYRRGMGLGAAAERRVARIFRRKEFRIEVDVGLGTGSSRMWTTDLSYEYVRINASYRS
- the pyrH gene encoding UMP kinase yields the protein MTAAKYRRILLKVSGEMLAGDQGYGIQPSILDGLAGEIADVVAMDVEVALVIGGGNIFRGIAASAKGMERASADYMGMLATVLNALALQNSLERRGVMTRVQSAIEMRQLAEGYIRRRAIRHLEKKRVVIFAGGTGNPYFSTDTAAALRAMEIGADVIMKGTKVDGVYEADPVTNPTAKRFDRLPFLSLINQNLKVMDSTAVTLCMDNNLPLIVFNLKQRGNLKRIMQGEALGTLVTAGSQ
- the tsf gene encoding translation elongation factor Ts gives rise to the protein MAASATLVKELRDKTGAGILDCQKALTENGNDIEKAIDYLRQKGLAAAQKRAGREANEGLISAYIHPGSRIGVLVEVNCETDFVARNDEFQAFVKDIALQIAAARPAYVSREDIPAEVIEREKAVYQGQCREMGKPEAAWPKIIEGKLEKFYQEMCLLEQAFIKDPSVTVKDLLTQRIAKIGENIVIRRFTRYELGQA
- the alr gene encoding alanine racemase, which encodes MLPTHSASPTRSIVDLGALIHNLQRLRARLAPSCRVIGIVKANAYGHGAVAVSRALAQAGVTLLGVATLAEGIQLREAGIDAGVIVMGPLVQGEMPDLAAHRLTPVIYSEDFALDLARVLRDQTVPYPVHVEVETGMGRLGVDQDRLLNLLQAPAFKGPLRLEGLMSHFADADSDDPSYTQSQLAQFTGLLERIRRAGVTVPLAHVANTAGILRFPASHLDAVRPGIGLYGYHHSTNQEADVPLRPVLSLLTQIVQVRTIRPGETVSYNRTFRASRATRVGVLPIGYADGYNRLLSNKGTVLIGGKRAPVVGRVCMDMTMVDVTDVPEAQVGADVALIGEQGAERISAVDLARWQGTIPYEVLCAIGPRVRRLHIY
- the frr gene encoding ribosome recycling factor, which encodes MAHPVHQKTTEGMERTLEHLKRELSTMRTGRASIALLDNVKVDYYGTMTPLKQVGTLSTPEPRLITIQPWDVKLIKEIEKALAASNLGVTPSNDGKTIRVPLPPLTEERRKELIKICKKHGEDTKVHIRTVRREANEELKKLQKDGKMSEDDLRRAEAEIQKLTDQYIEKVDHVLKKKEEEILEV
- the rpsB gene encoding 30S ribosomal protein S2, translated to MGEVTLKDLLEAGVHFGHQTNRWNPKMKRFIFGERNGIYIIDLQQSLERLEQAYAFIRDTVANGDSVLFIGTKRQAADVLEEEAKRANMFFVNQRWLGGMLTNFQTIRRSIEKLKKMEATLADGGVRQGLTKKELNQMEKDRVKLEKYLSGIKNMRSLPGCVFVLDTRVERIAVLEANRLGIPIVAIVDTNCEPDLITYPIPGNDDAIRSIKLITTHIADACIEGAHLRAQREEAETPVLAAGAEKRGPAPLDVVGLAAR